One Chaetodon trifascialis isolate fChaTrf1 chromosome 13, fChaTrf1.hap1, whole genome shotgun sequence DNA segment encodes these proteins:
- the runx2a gene encoding runt-related transcription factor 2, which translates to MASNSLFSSSSSPMLYWDSVGKRRPTPSPTQRQLDGPEVRSLHQRAAAPPRGLVQTDSPNFLCSSLPQHWRCNKTLPRAFTVVALGGDVPDGVAVTVMAGNEDNSSAELRNATATMKQGYAHFNDLRFIGRSGRGKSFTLSINVLTSPPQIATLHRAIKVTVDGQRLPRRQRQKEVKVGAFRSSSSSSAPSDCRSFSSSLWTNEPSFLGQVTSLSSSFTSSPRLHHLPALSYSTQPTPYSSYLSSPPPPPLTHSGPFQPSSFYYGPNQPLQSTGEDRSVVTALTNYIEGACLSLRGEEPVWRPY; encoded by the exons ATGGCTTCAAACAgtctgttcagcagcagcagcagcccgaTGCTGTACTGGG ATTCGGTGGGGAAGCGTAGGCCAACACCATCACCCACCCAACGTCAATTGGATGGCCCGGAAGTGAGGTCCCTCCACCAGCGCGCCGCAGCGCCACCCAGAGGCCTGGTCCAGACTGACAGCCCaaacttcctctgcagcagcctgccCCAGCACTGGAGGTGCAACAAGACTCTGCCGAGAGCCTTCACT GTGGTTGCCCTGGGCGGCGATGTGCCAGACGGCGTGGCTGTCACAGTGATGGCCGGCAACGAAGACAACAGCAGCGCTGAGCTGCGCAACGCCACAGCAACCATGAAGCAAGGCTACGCCCACTTTAATGACCTCCGCTTCATAGGCCGCAGTGGGAGAG GCAAGAGTTTCACACTTTCCATCAACGTGCTGACGTCGCCCCCTCAGATCGCCACCTTACACCGAGCCATCAAGGTCACTGTGGACGGACAGCGGCTGCCGAGAC GACAGAGGCAGAAGGAGGTGAAAGTGGGAGCGTTCAGgtcatccagcagcagctctgcaccaTCAG ATTGTAGATCCTTTTCCTCCTCGCTGTGGACCAATGAGCCATCGTTCCTGGGTCAGGTGACCTCTCTGAGTTCCTCCTTCACGTCAAGTCCCAGACTGCACCACCTGCCTGCCCTGTCCTACTCCACCCAGCCCACACCTTACAGCTCCTAcctgtcttctcctcctccccctccgcTGACTCACAGTGGTCCATTCCAGCCGAGCAGCTTCTACTACGGACCGAACCAACCACTCCAAAGTACAGGGGAGGACCGCAGCGTGGTCACAGCACTGACCAATTACATCGAAGGGGCGTGTCTTTCTTTAAGGGGGGAGGAGCCTGTCTGGAGGCCTTACTGA